A single region of the Hippopotamus amphibius kiboko isolate mHipAmp2 chromosome 6, mHipAmp2.hap2, whole genome shotgun sequence genome encodes:
- the MICAL1 gene encoding F-actin-monooxygenase MICAL1 isoform X7 has protein sequence MQGPGAGARRGAAPVPQDQGPAQLLECQVTVGQAGQESKPACLPAGPGLQQHQGIRQLQLLLLKVALLLGVEIHWGVTFTGLQPPLKKGSGWRAQLQPSPPAQLASYEFDVLISAAGGKFVPEGFTVREMRGKLAIGITANFVNGRTVEETQVPEISGVARIYNQSFFQSLLKATGIDLENIVYYKDDTHYFVMTAKKQCLLRLGVLRQDWPETNRLLGSTNVVPEALQRFARAAADFATNGKLGKLEFAQDAHGRPDVSAFDFTSMMRAESSARVQEKHGARLLLGLVGDCLVEPFWPLGTGVARGFLAAFDAAWMVKRWAEGTGPLEVLAERESLYQLLSQTSPENMHRNVAQYGLDPATRYPNLNLRAVSPSQVRDLYDVEAKEPVRRMNDKTDSGKPAAGSVGTQEELLHWCQEQTAGYPGVHVTDLSSSWADGLALCALVHRLQPSLLEPSGLQGVGALEATSWALRMAEHELGIAPVVSAQAMVAGSDPLGLIAYLSHFHSAFRSTPHNPAGPVSHGSMGTASAVLFLGKLQRTLQRTRAQENGEDAGGKKPRLEVEAETPSTEEPPVPEPDVLVTPPSQHQEASTEDLCALCGEHLYILERLCANGRFFHRSCFCCHTCEATLWPGGYGQHPGDGHFYCLQHLPQPGHKADSSDTSPESQDLPTQSEDNMPSCPSTPMAPQEGTSPVPSPSQPTRRLIRLSSPERQRLSSLHLTPDPEMEPPPKPPRSCNALAHQALEESFVGWGVPVQSPQALVAMEEEEEDSPCSSEEEAEEEEDVPLDLNMEQALQNLAKNSGTMNNHPTWRRTLLRRAKEEVMKRFCKAQAIQRRQNEIEAALRELEAKGVELELALRSQSSSPDQQKALWLEQLLHLVQKKNSLVAEEAELMITVQELNLEEKQRQLDQELRAYMNREETLKTDADRQAEDQVLRKLVDVVNQRDALIRFQEERRLSELASGPGAHG, from the exons GCATCCGACAGCTTCAGCTGCTTTTGTTGAAAGTGGCATTACTGCTGGGAGTAGAAATTCACTGGGGTGTCACTTTCACTGGCCTTCAGCCCCCTCTCAAAAAGG GGAGTGGTTGGCGTGCccagctccagcccagccccccagcccagcTGGCCAGCTATGAATTTGATGTCCTCATCTCTGCGGCTGGAGGTAAATTCGTCCCTGAAG GCTTCACAGTGCGGGAAATGCGCGGCAAACTGGCCATTGGCATCACGGCCAACTTTGTGAATGGACGCACTGTGGAAGAGACCCAGGTGCCTGAGATCAGCGGCGTGGCCAGGATCTACAACCAGAGCTTCTTCCAGAGCCTGCTCAAAGCCACAG GCATTGACCTGGAGAATATCGTGTACTATAAGGATGACACCCACTACTTTGTGATGACAGCCAAGAAGCAGTGCCTGCTACGGCTGGGGGTGCTGCGTCAG GACTGGCCGGAGACCAACCGGCTGCTGGGCAGCACCAATGTGGTGCCCGAGGCTTTGCAGCGCTTTGCTCGGGCAGCTGCGGACTTTGCCACCAACGGCAAGCTCGGGAAGCTGGAGTTTGCCCAGGACGCCCATGGGCGGCCTGATGTCTCTGCCTTTGACTTCACAAGCATGATGCGGGCTGAGAGCTCTGCTCGGGTGCAGGAGAAGCACGGCGCCCGCCTGTTGCTGGGGCTGGTCGGGGACTGCCTGGTGGAG CCCTTCTGGCCCCTGGGCACTGGAGTGGCCCGGGGCTTCTTGGCAGCCTTTGATGCCGCCTGGATGGTGAAGCGGTGGGCAGAGGGCACTGGGCCCCTAGAGGTGTTGGCAGAGCg AGAGAGCTTGTACCAGCTCCTGTCACAGACATCCCCAGAAAACATGCACCGCAATGTGGCCCAGTATGGGCTGGACCCAGCCACACGCTATCCCAACCTGAACCTCCGGGCTGTGAGCCCCAGCCAG GTGCGAGACCTGTATGACGTGGAGGCCAAGGAGCCTGTGCGGAGAATGAATGACAAGACAGACTCGGGAAAGCCCGCCGCTG GGTCGGTGGGCACCCAGGAAGAGCTGCTACACTGGTGCCAGGAGCAGACGGCTGGGTACCCAGGTGTCCACGTCACTGACCTGTCTTCCTCCTGGGCTGATGGGCTGGCTCTGTGTGCCCTCGTGCACCGGCTGCAGCCCAGCCTACT GGAGCCCTCAGgcctgcagggagtgggggctctGGAGGCCACTTCTTGGGCGCTGAGGATGGCAGAGCACGAGCTGGGCATCGCACCGGTGGTGTCCGCCCAGGCCATGGTGGCAGGGAGTGACCCACTGGGCCTTATCGCTTACCTCAGCCACTTCCATAGTGCCTTCAGGAGCAcacctcacaacccag CAGGCCCAGTCAGCCACGGCTCCATGGGCACTGCCAGCGCTGTGCTGTTCCTTGGCAAACTGCAGAGGACCCTGCAACGGACGCGGGCCCAG GAAAATGGGGAGGATGCTGGTGGCAAGAAGCCTCGCCTGGAG GTAGAGGCTGAGACCCCAAGTACTGAGGAGCCACCTGTCCCAGAGCCAGATGTACTAGTGACACCCCCATCCCAACACCAGGAG GCCAGCACGGAGGATCTGTGTGCACTCTGTGGGGAACACCTCTATATCCTGGAACGCCTCTGCGCCAACGGCCGTTTCTTCCACCGGAGCTGCTTCTGCTGCCACACCTGTGAGGCCACATTATGGCCAGGAGGCTATGGGCAGCACCCAGGAGACG gaCATTTCTACTGCCTCCAGCACCTGCCCCAGCCAGGCCACAAAGCGGACAGCAGCGACACAAGCCCTGAGAGTCAG GACCTTCCCACACAGAGTGAGGATAATATGCCATCATGCCCCTCAACTCCCATGGCCCCCCAGGAGGGGACCAGTCCTGTCCCAAGCCCCAGCCAGCCCACCCGTCGGCTGATCCGCCTCTCCAGCCCAGAACGCCAGCGGTTGTCCTCCCTTCATCTCACCCCTGACCCGGAAATGGAGCCTCCACCCAAGCCCCCCCGAAGCTGTAACGCCTTGGCCCACCAGGCCCTGGAGGAAAGCTTTGTGGGCTGGGGAGTGCCAGTCCAGAGCCCTCAAG CTCTTGTGgccatggaggaggaggaagaagacagtCCCTGTTCCAGtgaagaggaagcagaggaagaggaagatgtgCCTTTGGACTTAAACATGGAACAG GCTCTGCAGAACTTGGCTAAGAACTCAGGCACCATGAACAATCACCCAACGTGGCGTCGGACTCTGCTGCGCCGTGCTAAGGAGGAGGTGATGAAGCGGTTCTGCAAGGCTCAG GCCATCCAACGGCGACAAAATGAGATCGAGGCTGCTCTGAGGGAGCTGGAGGCCAAGGGCGTGGAGCTGGAGCTGGCTTTGAGGAGCCAGAGCA GTTCCCCTGACCAGCAAAAGGCACTATGGCTAGAACAGCTGCTACATCTCGTTCAGAAGAAAAACAGCCTGGTGGCCGAGGAGGCTGAGCTCATGATCAC GGTGCAGGAGCTGAACTTGGAGGAGAAACAGAGGCAGCTGGACCAAGAACTACGAGCCTACATGAACCGGGAAG AAACCCTAAAGACAGATGCAGATCGGCAGGCCGAGGACCAGGTCCTGAGGAAGCTAGTGGACGTGGTGAACCAGCGAGATGCCCTCATCCGCTTCCAGGAGGAGCGCAGGCTCAGCGAGTTGGCTTCAGGGCCAGGGGCCCACGGCTAG
- the MICAL1 gene encoding F-actin-monooxygenase MICAL1 isoform X8: MCSTSGPSPSMTFGHSAPRSSMGASAQAPWTTSVSTTWWPGGAGIRQLQLLLLKVALLLGVEIHWGVTFTGLQPPLKKGSGWRAQLQPSPPAQLASYEFDVLISAAGGKFVPEGFTVREMRGKLAIGITANFVNGRTVEETQVPEISGVARIYNQSFFQSLLKATGIDLENIVYYKDDTHYFVMTAKKQCLLRLGVLRQDWPETNRLLGSTNVVPEALQRFARAAADFATNGKLGKLEFAQDAHGRPDVSAFDFTSMMRAESSARVQEKHGARLLLGLVGDCLVEPFWPLGTGVARGFLAAFDAAWMVKRWAEGTGPLEVLAERESLYQLLSQTSPENMHRNVAQYGLDPATRYPNLNLRAVSPSQVRDLYDVEAKEPVRRMNDKTDSGKPAAGSVGTQEELLHWCQEQTAGYPGVHVTDLSSSWADGLALCALVHRLQPSLLEPSGLQGVGALEATSWALRMAEHELGIAPVVSAQAMVAGSDPLGLIAYLSHFHSAFRSTPHNPAGPVSHGSMGTASAVLFLGKLQRTLQRTRAQENGEDAGGKKPRLEVEAETPSTEEPPVPEPDVLVTPPSQHQEASTEDLCALCGEHLYILERLCANGRFFHRSCFCCHTCEATLWPGGYGQHPGDGHFYCLQHLPQPGHKADSSDTSPESQDLPTQSEDNMPSCPSTPMAPQEGTSPVPSPSQPTRRLIRLSSPERQRLSSLHLTPDPEMEPPPKPPRSCNALAHQALEESFVGWGVPVQSPQALVAMEEEEEDSPCSSEEEAEEEEDVPLDLNMEQALQNLAKNSGTMNNHPTWRRTLLRRAKEEVMKRFCKAQAIQRRQNEIEAALRELEAKGVELELALRSQSSSPDQQKALWLEQLLHLVQKKNSLVAEEAELMITVQELNLEEKQRQLDQELRAYMNREETLKTDADRQAEDQVLRKLVDVVNQRDALIRFQEERRLSELASGPGAHG, from the exons GCATCCGACAGCTTCAGCTGCTTTTGTTGAAAGTGGCATTACTGCTGGGAGTAGAAATTCACTGGGGTGTCACTTTCACTGGCCTTCAGCCCCCTCTCAAAAAGG GGAGTGGTTGGCGTGCccagctccagcccagccccccagcccagcTGGCCAGCTATGAATTTGATGTCCTCATCTCTGCGGCTGGAGGTAAATTCGTCCCTGAAG GCTTCACAGTGCGGGAAATGCGCGGCAAACTGGCCATTGGCATCACGGCCAACTTTGTGAATGGACGCACTGTGGAAGAGACCCAGGTGCCTGAGATCAGCGGCGTGGCCAGGATCTACAACCAGAGCTTCTTCCAGAGCCTGCTCAAAGCCACAG GCATTGACCTGGAGAATATCGTGTACTATAAGGATGACACCCACTACTTTGTGATGACAGCCAAGAAGCAGTGCCTGCTACGGCTGGGGGTGCTGCGTCAG GACTGGCCGGAGACCAACCGGCTGCTGGGCAGCACCAATGTGGTGCCCGAGGCTTTGCAGCGCTTTGCTCGGGCAGCTGCGGACTTTGCCACCAACGGCAAGCTCGGGAAGCTGGAGTTTGCCCAGGACGCCCATGGGCGGCCTGATGTCTCTGCCTTTGACTTCACAAGCATGATGCGGGCTGAGAGCTCTGCTCGGGTGCAGGAGAAGCACGGCGCCCGCCTGTTGCTGGGGCTGGTCGGGGACTGCCTGGTGGAG CCCTTCTGGCCCCTGGGCACTGGAGTGGCCCGGGGCTTCTTGGCAGCCTTTGATGCCGCCTGGATGGTGAAGCGGTGGGCAGAGGGCACTGGGCCCCTAGAGGTGTTGGCAGAGCg AGAGAGCTTGTACCAGCTCCTGTCACAGACATCCCCAGAAAACATGCACCGCAATGTGGCCCAGTATGGGCTGGACCCAGCCACACGCTATCCCAACCTGAACCTCCGGGCTGTGAGCCCCAGCCAG GTGCGAGACCTGTATGACGTGGAGGCCAAGGAGCCTGTGCGGAGAATGAATGACAAGACAGACTCGGGAAAGCCCGCCGCTG GGTCGGTGGGCACCCAGGAAGAGCTGCTACACTGGTGCCAGGAGCAGACGGCTGGGTACCCAGGTGTCCACGTCACTGACCTGTCTTCCTCCTGGGCTGATGGGCTGGCTCTGTGTGCCCTCGTGCACCGGCTGCAGCCCAGCCTACT GGAGCCCTCAGgcctgcagggagtgggggctctGGAGGCCACTTCTTGGGCGCTGAGGATGGCAGAGCACGAGCTGGGCATCGCACCGGTGGTGTCCGCCCAGGCCATGGTGGCAGGGAGTGACCCACTGGGCCTTATCGCTTACCTCAGCCACTTCCATAGTGCCTTCAGGAGCAcacctcacaacccag CAGGCCCAGTCAGCCACGGCTCCATGGGCACTGCCAGCGCTGTGCTGTTCCTTGGCAAACTGCAGAGGACCCTGCAACGGACGCGGGCCCAG GAAAATGGGGAGGATGCTGGTGGCAAGAAGCCTCGCCTGGAG GTAGAGGCTGAGACCCCAAGTACTGAGGAGCCACCTGTCCCAGAGCCAGATGTACTAGTGACACCCCCATCCCAACACCAGGAG GCCAGCACGGAGGATCTGTGTGCACTCTGTGGGGAACACCTCTATATCCTGGAACGCCTCTGCGCCAACGGCCGTTTCTTCCACCGGAGCTGCTTCTGCTGCCACACCTGTGAGGCCACATTATGGCCAGGAGGCTATGGGCAGCACCCAGGAGACG gaCATTTCTACTGCCTCCAGCACCTGCCCCAGCCAGGCCACAAAGCGGACAGCAGCGACACAAGCCCTGAGAGTCAG GACCTTCCCACACAGAGTGAGGATAATATGCCATCATGCCCCTCAACTCCCATGGCCCCCCAGGAGGGGACCAGTCCTGTCCCAAGCCCCAGCCAGCCCACCCGTCGGCTGATCCGCCTCTCCAGCCCAGAACGCCAGCGGTTGTCCTCCCTTCATCTCACCCCTGACCCGGAAATGGAGCCTCCACCCAAGCCCCCCCGAAGCTGTAACGCCTTGGCCCACCAGGCCCTGGAGGAAAGCTTTGTGGGCTGGGGAGTGCCAGTCCAGAGCCCTCAAG CTCTTGTGgccatggaggaggaggaagaagacagtCCCTGTTCCAGtgaagaggaagcagaggaagaggaagatgtgCCTTTGGACTTAAACATGGAACAG GCTCTGCAGAACTTGGCTAAGAACTCAGGCACCATGAACAATCACCCAACGTGGCGTCGGACTCTGCTGCGCCGTGCTAAGGAGGAGGTGATGAAGCGGTTCTGCAAGGCTCAG GCCATCCAACGGCGACAAAATGAGATCGAGGCTGCTCTGAGGGAGCTGGAGGCCAAGGGCGTGGAGCTGGAGCTGGCTTTGAGGAGCCAGAGCA GTTCCCCTGACCAGCAAAAGGCACTATGGCTAGAACAGCTGCTACATCTCGTTCAGAAGAAAAACAGCCTGGTGGCCGAGGAGGCTGAGCTCATGATCAC GGTGCAGGAGCTGAACTTGGAGGAGAAACAGAGGCAGCTGGACCAAGAACTACGAGCCTACATGAACCGGGAAG AAACCCTAAAGACAGATGCAGATCGGCAGGCCGAGGACCAGGTCCTGAGGAAGCTAGTGGACGTGGTGAACCAGCGAGATGCCCTCATCCGCTTCCAGGAGGAGCGCAGGCTCAGCGAGTTGGCTTCAGGGCCAGGGGCCCACGGCTAG